The following are from one region of the Simiduia agarivorans SA1 = DSM 21679 genome:
- a CDS encoding helix-turn-helix transcriptional regulator: MSQPSDWPLPRDGKRFLLPKALTERLAAEALTRQLYPRALGFYPVARGHRMQRELHDDHLLLYCTAGEGRLVADGHWRIAAGDVVLLPAGLAHHYWSDDARPWTVYWVHFDGDMAGDLGQWILSHGGRVQRLGVNARLLSLFDAQFSLREEGASPDAAIHACHQLQFLLSHIAQMLGRGRLEGRLDIAAIKGRMIEHVHGQLNLEQLAEEAALSKFHFAKLFKAQTGQSPIHYFIELKMQQACYALDTRSQSIKQVALDLGYDDAYYFSRIFKKVMGVSPSQYRAGLHNR; encoded by the coding sequence TTGTCTCAGCCATCTGATTGGCCATTGCCCCGGGACGGAAAGCGCTTTTTATTACCAAAAGCGCTAACCGAGCGGCTGGCGGCGGAAGCGCTTACGCGCCAACTCTACCCGCGCGCCCTGGGGTTTTACCCGGTGGCGCGCGGGCACCGGATGCAGCGCGAGCTGCACGATGATCACCTGCTGCTCTACTGCACGGCTGGCGAGGGTCGATTAGTGGCCGATGGCCATTGGCGCATCGCTGCGGGCGATGTGGTGCTCCTGCCGGCGGGGTTAGCGCATCATTATTGGTCTGACGATGCCCGTCCCTGGACCGTGTATTGGGTGCATTTTGATGGTGACATGGCGGGTGATCTGGGCCAGTGGATACTGTCTCACGGCGGGCGGGTGCAGCGCCTGGGGGTCAACGCCCGGCTCCTGTCGCTGTTCGATGCCCAGTTCAGTCTGCGCGAGGAAGGCGCTTCGCCCGATGCCGCGATTCACGCCTGCCACCAGTTACAGTTTTTACTGAGTCATATCGCTCAAATGCTGGGCCGGGGCCGGCTCGAGGGGCGCCTGGACATTGCCGCCATCAAAGGCCGGATGATCGAGCATGTGCATGGCCAGCTGAACCTGGAGCAGTTGGCGGAAGAGGCGGCACTGTCGAAATTCCATTTTGCCAAACTGTTCAAAGCCCAGACCGGGCAATCGCCCATCCACTATTTTATTGAACTGAAAATGCAGCAGGCCTGTTACGCACTCGATACCCGCAGTCAATCCATCAAACAGGTGGCGTTGGATCTTGGCTATGACGATGCCTATTACTTTTCGCGCATTTTTAAAAAAGTCATGGGTGTCAGCCCCAGT
- a CDS encoding CoA-acylating methylmalonate-semialdehyde dehydrogenase, producing MTQHFANGLPKRVPLFIEGEWTQSESSQWIPVTNPATQEVITEAPCATEAEVERAVASAKAAFASWKDVAVPVRARIMLQYQHLLKQHHDEIATILAQETGKTFDDAKGDVWRGIEVVEHACNIASLMMGETVENVARTIDCYSYTQPLGVCFGITPFNFPAMIPLWMFPLAIACGNTFILKPSEQDPLTPTRLVELFEQAGAPKGVLQVIHGGKDQVNQLLTHPEVKAVSFVGSVPVGEHVYRTATQHLKRAQCFAGAKNHMVVMPDANKQQVINNLVGAGFGAAGQRCMAISVAVMVGESKEWVDDLKIAASKIRPGAWDDKDAAYGPQISPQARDRVLAFIEKGKQEGANCILDGSDCVVEGFPDGNWVGPTIFTDVTTDMEIYKNEIFGPVLCIITVDTLDEAIALINACPFGNGTSIFTASGACARKYQHEILVGQVGINVPVPVPLPFFSFTGWRASFYGDQHAYGKQAVRFYTETKTVTARWFDEDIPGGPNMTINLK from the coding sequence ATGACTCAGCATTTTGCCAACGGCCTGCCCAAGCGCGTGCCCCTGTTCATCGAAGGTGAGTGGACTCAGAGCGAATCCAGCCAGTGGATTCCGGTGACCAACCCCGCCACCCAGGAAGTGATTACCGAAGCGCCCTGCGCCACCGAAGCCGAAGTGGAACGCGCGGTTGCGAGCGCAAAGGCTGCTTTCGCCAGCTGGAAAGACGTGGCCGTGCCCGTGCGTGCGCGCATCATGTTGCAGTACCAGCACCTGCTGAAGCAGCACCACGATGAAATTGCCACCATTCTGGCGCAGGAAACCGGCAAGACCTTTGACGATGCCAAGGGCGATGTCTGGCGCGGCATCGAAGTGGTGGAACACGCCTGCAATATCGCCAGCCTGATGATGGGCGAAACCGTGGAAAACGTGGCCCGCACTATCGATTGCTATTCCTACACCCAGCCTCTGGGTGTGTGCTTCGGCATCACGCCGTTCAACTTCCCGGCCATGATTCCCCTGTGGATGTTCCCGCTCGCCATCGCCTGCGGCAACACCTTCATCCTGAAGCCGTCTGAGCAAGACCCGCTCACGCCCACCCGCTTGGTGGAACTGTTTGAACAGGCGGGCGCGCCAAAGGGCGTGCTGCAGGTGATTCACGGCGGCAAAGACCAGGTCAACCAATTGCTGACCCACCCGGAAGTGAAAGCCGTGAGCTTTGTGGGTTCCGTGCCCGTGGGCGAACACGTGTACCGTACTGCGACCCAACACCTCAAGCGCGCCCAGTGCTTTGCCGGTGCCAAAAACCACATGGTGGTGATGCCCGATGCCAACAAGCAGCAGGTGATCAACAACCTGGTGGGCGCCGGCTTCGGTGCCGCCGGTCAGCGCTGCATGGCGATTTCCGTGGCCGTGATGGTGGGCGAATCAAAAGAGTGGGTGGACGACCTGAAAATCGCCGCCAGCAAAATCCGCCCCGGCGCCTGGGATGACAAAGACGCCGCCTACGGCCCACAGATTTCCCCGCAAGCGCGCGACCGCGTGCTGGCCTTTATCGAAAAAGGCAAACAGGAAGGCGCCAACTGTATTCTGGATGGCTCCGACTGCGTGGTGGAAGGTTTCCCCGACGGCAACTGGGTAGGCCCGACCATTTTCACCGATGTCACTACCGACATGGAAATTTACAAAAATGAAATTTTCGGTCCGGTACTGTGCATCATTACCGTCGATACGCTGGACGAAGCCATTGCGCTGATCAACGCCTGCCCGTTCGGCAACGGCACCAGCATTTTCACCGCCAGCGGCGCCTGTGCGCGTAAATACCAGCACGAGATCCTGGTGGGCCAGGTGGGCATTAACGTACCGGTGCCGGTACCGCTGCCATTCTTCAGCTTCACCGGCTGGCGCGCTTCCTTCTATGGCGACCAGCACGCCTATGGCAAACAAGCGGTGCGTTTCTACACCGAAACCAAAACCGTTACGGCGCGTTGGTTCGACGAAGATATCCCCGGCGGCCCGAACATGACGATCAATTTAAAATAA
- a CDS encoding acyl-CoA dehydrogenase family protein, protein MNFDLTEEQLAFQQAARDFANGEMKPHAAEWDEQQIFPTELFEKAGHMGFMGIYSPEDCGGMGLSRADTMVIVEELARACPSTAAFITIHNMATWMLCSWGQDALKAEWAESLTCGAKLASYCLTEPGAGSDAASLRTKAERDGDDYIINGSKAFISGAGSTDILIAMVRTGSQDDGAKGISCIAIPADAPGISYGKKEVKMGWNSQPTRTISFENVRVPVTNRLGDEGEGFAIAMKGLDGGRINIATCSLGAAQEAITVAQAYMHERKQFGKALSGFQALQFKLADMATKLVAARNMVALAAFKLDQNHADKSTYCAMAKQFATDQCFDVVNDALQLHGGYGYIREYPLERLLRDCRVHQILEGTNEIMRVIVSRRMLAEHATETIR, encoded by the coding sequence ATGAATTTCGACCTAACCGAAGAGCAATTGGCTTTCCAACAGGCGGCCCGCGATTTCGCCAACGGCGAAATGAAACCGCACGCGGCCGAATGGGACGAGCAACAAATCTTCCCCACCGAGCTGTTTGAAAAAGCCGGCCACATGGGCTTCATGGGCATCTACTCACCTGAAGACTGCGGCGGCATGGGCTTATCCCGCGCCGACACCATGGTGATTGTGGAAGAACTCGCGCGCGCCTGTCCGAGCACGGCGGCGTTCATTACCATTCACAACATGGCCACCTGGATGCTGTGCAGCTGGGGCCAGGATGCGCTCAAGGCCGAGTGGGCAGAAAGCTTAACCTGCGGTGCCAAGCTCGCGTCCTACTGCCTGACCGAACCCGGTGCCGGCAGCGATGCGGCAAGCTTGCGAACCAAAGCCGAACGCGACGGCGATGATTACATCATCAATGGCTCAAAGGCGTTTATTTCCGGTGCCGGCTCCACCGACATACTGATTGCCATGGTGCGCACCGGCAGCCAGGACGACGGCGCCAAAGGCATATCCTGCATCGCCATTCCCGCCGACGCGCCGGGCATCAGCTACGGTAAAAAAGAAGTGAAAATGGGTTGGAACAGCCAGCCCACCCGAACCATCAGTTTTGAAAACGTGCGCGTGCCGGTGACTAACCGCCTGGGTGACGAGGGGGAAGGCTTTGCCATTGCCATGAAAGGGCTGGACGGCGGTCGCATCAACATTGCCACCTGCTCACTCGGGGCCGCCCAGGAAGCGATTACCGTGGCGCAAGCCTATATGCACGAACGCAAACAGTTCGGCAAAGCGCTGTCTGGCTTTCAGGCGCTGCAATTCAAGCTGGCGGACATGGCTACAAAACTCGTCGCCGCCCGCAACATGGTGGCACTGGCCGCCTTCAAACTGGACCAGAATCACGCCGACAAATCCACTTACTGCGCCATGGCCAAGCAGTTCGCCACCGACCAGTGTTTCGACGTGGTCAACGATGCCCTGCAGCTGCACGGCGGCTATGGTTACATTCGCGAATACCCGCTCGAGCGCTTGCTGCGCGATTGCCGGGTTCACCAGATTCTGGAAGGCACCAACGAAATCATGCGCGTGATTGTTTCGCGCCGCATGCTGGCCGAACATGCAACGGAGACCATTCGATGA
- a CDS encoding enoyl-CoA hydratase, with product MSDLLKIEKRGHTAIITMNNPPANTWTPESLNYLKQLVEELNADKDNYALILASESEKFFSAGADLNRFNHNDKDQAFTFCAAFGEAFETLTHYRGVSIAAITGFAMGGGLEAALCCDIRICETQSQMALPEATVGLLPCGIGTQHLPWLVGEGWAKRMILLGERIKSDKALQIGLVQDVVETGTVLDKALELADKVAGQSPTSVARCKQLIMGARTTPMNHMMALEREQFVKLWDTQDQKEGVAAFLEKRKPEWKNQ from the coding sequence ATGAGCGATTTACTGAAAATTGAAAAACGCGGTCACACCGCCATCATCACCATGAATAATCCACCGGCCAACACCTGGACGCCGGAAAGCCTCAATTATCTGAAGCAACTGGTTGAAGAGTTAAATGCCGACAAAGACAACTACGCGTTGATTCTGGCATCGGAATCCGAGAAGTTTTTCTCTGCCGGGGCCGACCTTAACCGCTTTAACCACAACGACAAAGATCAGGCATTTACCTTTTGCGCGGCCTTTGGCGAAGCCTTTGAGACCCTGACACACTACCGCGGTGTCTCCATTGCCGCCATCACCGGGTTTGCCATGGGTGGCGGTCTGGAAGCAGCACTGTGCTGCGACATCCGCATCTGTGAAACCCAATCACAAATGGCCTTGCCCGAAGCCACTGTGGGCTTGCTGCCCTGCGGTATCGGCACTCAGCACCTGCCCTGGCTGGTGGGTGAAGGTTGGGCCAAGCGCATGATTCTGTTGGGCGAACGCATCAAATCCGACAAGGCCCTGCAAATTGGCCTGGTACAGGACGTGGTTGAAACCGGCACTGTGCTGGACAAAGCGCTGGAACTCGCCGACAAAGTCGCCGGTCAGTCACCTACCTCGGTGGCGCGTTGCAAACAATTAATCATGGGCGCACGCACGACGCCGATGAACCACATGATGGCGCTGGAGCGCGAACAGTTCGTCAAGCTCTGGGACACACAGGACCAGAAAGAAGGCGTGGCCGCGTTCCTAGAAAAACGCAAACCCGAATGGAAAAACCAATAG
- a CDS encoding enoyl-CoA hydratase/isomerase family protein, whose product MSDQPVVFETRPATNGKLLGIARLNAEKSLNSLSLAMIDLLQSQLNEWEQDAQIAAVWLEGAGEKAFCAGGDVVALHAGSAAYGETLPDDSCERFFEREYRLDYHIHNYTKPLIVWGSGIVMGGGMGLLCGAPIRIVTETTRMAMPEITIGLFPDVGGSYFLSRAPGKSGLFLGITGAQFNATDARYLGFADLFVPAAEKINLQALVAESEPDTLDTVLSQFADRFAADAPAGQVEAHQAHMDAQCTGDNTLEIINRIIGYQGDDEWLSRAAKTLARGCPVTPYLVTEQLRRANGASLADVFRTELTMGVNAAKHGHFKEGVRALLIDKDRNPQWTPAAFHEVQDQHWQIFFDSPFTGEHPLTDLGASA is encoded by the coding sequence TTGTCCGATCAACCCGTGGTATTTGAAACCCGCCCGGCGACCAATGGAAAATTGCTTGGCATTGCCCGCCTGAATGCGGAGAAATCGCTCAACAGCCTGAGCCTGGCGATGATCGATTTATTGCAGAGCCAATTGAACGAATGGGAGCAGGATGCGCAGATCGCGGCAGTCTGGTTAGAAGGCGCGGGCGAAAAGGCGTTTTGTGCGGGCGGCGACGTGGTGGCACTGCACGCGGGCAGCGCAGCCTATGGCGAAACACTGCCAGACGACAGCTGCGAGCGCTTTTTTGAGCGCGAATACCGGCTCGATTATCACATTCACAACTACACCAAACCGTTAATTGTCTGGGGCAGTGGCATTGTCATGGGCGGCGGTATGGGGTTGCTGTGCGGCGCACCGATTCGCATCGTCACCGAAACCACCCGCATGGCCATGCCGGAAATCACCATCGGCCTGTTTCCCGATGTGGGCGGCAGTTATTTCCTCAGCCGCGCGCCCGGCAAATCGGGTCTGTTTCTCGGCATTACCGGTGCACAATTTAATGCCACCGATGCGCGCTACTTAGGTTTCGCCGACCTGTTTGTGCCCGCCGCCGAAAAAATTAACCTGCAGGCACTGGTGGCCGAATCGGAACCCGATACGCTCGACACGGTGTTGTCGCAATTCGCCGACCGCTTTGCTGCCGACGCGCCTGCAGGCCAGGTGGAAGCACACCAGGCACACATGGATGCGCAATGCACGGGCGACAACACGCTGGAGATTATCAACCGCATCATTGGCTATCAGGGCGATGACGAGTGGCTGAGCCGTGCCGCAAAAACCCTGGCCCGCGGCTGCCCGGTAACGCCTTACCTGGTGACTGAACAATTGCGTCGCGCCAACGGCGCGAGCCTGGCCGACGTCTTCCGCACCGAGCTGACCATGGGCGTGAATGCGGCCAAGCATGGCCACTTCAAGGAAGGGGTCCGCGCGTTGCTTATCGACAAGGACCGCAATCCCCAGTGGACACCCGCGGCCTTCCACGAGGTGCAAGACCAGCATTGGCAAATTTTCTTTGACTCGCCATTTACCGGCGAGCACCCATTAACCGATTTAGGAGCCTCCGCATGA
- the mmsB gene encoding 3-hydroxyisobutyrate dehydrogenase gives MTTVAFIGLGNMGGGMAANLAKKGFTVRAFDLMPEHLTQAEKDGCVAFKSAQEAVKQCDAVVSMLPNGSIVESVYIDKDKLFDAMPKNTLVLDCSTVAPQNSQRLANVGREKGMRVVDAPVSGGVAAAAAGTLAFMCGGTQADVDAARDILAAMGSNIFRAGDSGAGQVAKICNNMLLAIHMAGTAEALQLGVDNGLDPKVLSEIMLKSSGCNWSLEKYNPYPGVLENSAASRGYTGGFMVDLMLKDLGLAMQASLASASSIPMGAAARNLFSLHKHSGGEDKGKMDFSSIQQLYK, from the coding sequence ATGACCACTGTTGCATTTATCGGCCTGGGCAATATGGGCGGCGGCATGGCCGCTAACCTGGCAAAGAAAGGCTTCACTGTACGCGCCTTCGACTTGATGCCAGAGCATCTTACGCAGGCCGAAAAAGATGGCTGCGTTGCGTTCAAATCGGCGCAAGAGGCCGTTAAACAATGCGACGCGGTGGTGTCCATGCTGCCCAATGGCAGCATCGTCGAAAGCGTTTACATCGACAAAGACAAGTTGTTCGACGCCATGCCCAAAAACACGCTGGTACTCGACTGCTCCACCGTGGCACCGCAGAATTCCCAGCGGCTAGCCAACGTCGGCCGCGAGAAAGGCATGCGTGTGGTGGATGCGCCTGTGTCCGGCGGCGTTGCCGCAGCGGCGGCCGGCACCCTGGCGTTCATGTGTGGCGGCACTCAAGCCGACGTCGACGCAGCGCGTGACATACTCGCCGCCATGGGCAGCAATATTTTCCGTGCCGGTGACAGCGGCGCAGGCCAAGTGGCTAAAATCTGCAATAACATGTTGCTGGCGATTCACATGGCCGGCACCGCCGAAGCGCTGCAATTGGGCGTGGATAACGGACTCGACCCGAAAGTGCTGTCTGAAATTATGCTGAAGAGCTCCGGCTGCAATTGGAGTCTCGAAAAATACAACCCCTACCCCGGCGTACTGGAAAACTCCGCAGCCTCGCGCGGCTATACCGGTGGTTTTATGGTGGACCTGATGTTGAAAGACCTGGGCCTGGCCATGCAGGCCTCACTGGCCAGTGCATCATCTATCCCGATGGGAGCGGCAGCGAGGAATTTGTTCAGTTTGCATAAGCACAGCGGCGGCGAAGATAAAGGCAAGATGGATTTTTCTTCTATTCAGCAGTTGTATAAATAA
- a CDS encoding mechanosensitive ion channel family protein translates to MMTVLRIVLVLIVAGFAGGHVWAQDLEPRIADMVSEPAKEAMPDTQVPEDEFERGTPRTAMEAYLRAARRGEFERAAEYLDFRNVGEDVLAIGKPALAEDFFQILDRTLWVDLDNLSLRPEGKLQDGLPSYREALGKIETRHGQMTLLLQRVPRGDGVSIWKVSNATVARIPELSEEFAYGPLGQWMSDHVPRISLLNVPLWIWLLLLSLLGTTWLLIWLLINALLRVGGSHPSPVRQSFNDLLRGPLCLMAALVVSGQFVAVESLGVSVAAVLRAQTLWLVCWAWTLNGVISLLAEIYLQRHKDSPTGLVHALLRPGATVAKSIVVVIIALLWLENLGFSPTAALAGLGIGGLAFALAAQKSIENMIGALTLYVSSPVKVGQLCRFGTQVGVIEEIGLRATRVRTLDRSVVHIPNAVFADMQLENISQRERIAYRPAIHLDGRSLPQSLVLDELLTQMRQVLNEHERVADDVVRVRFKAFEHHALLIDVLAYVDTTDYNDYLEVAESLNLALLGCVQKAGVRLASPMGVGAE, encoded by the coding sequence ATGATGACTGTCCTCAGGATAGTGTTGGTGTTAATTGTGGCCGGCTTCGCCGGCGGTCACGTCTGGGCGCAGGACCTTGAACCGCGCATTGCCGATATGGTGTCTGAGCCGGCCAAGGAGGCAATGCCGGATACCCAGGTGCCAGAAGACGAGTTTGAACGGGGCACGCCGCGCACTGCCATGGAGGCCTACCTGCGGGCCGCCCGTCGGGGGGAATTTGAACGGGCAGCAGAATACCTTGATTTCCGCAATGTGGGCGAAGACGTTTTGGCCATTGGCAAGCCGGCGCTGGCTGAGGATTTTTTTCAGATACTGGATCGCACCTTGTGGGTTGATCTGGATAATCTCAGCTTGCGACCCGAGGGTAAACTGCAGGACGGATTGCCCAGTTACCGCGAAGCACTGGGCAAGATTGAAACCCGCCATGGTCAGATGACCTTGTTGCTCCAGCGGGTACCCCGTGGCGATGGCGTATCCATCTGGAAGGTGTCCAACGCCACGGTGGCGCGTATTCCCGAGCTATCGGAGGAGTTTGCGTACGGCCCCCTGGGGCAATGGATGTCTGACCATGTGCCACGCATCTCATTGTTGAATGTTCCGCTGTGGATCTGGCTGCTTCTGCTTTCTTTACTGGGGACGACATGGCTGCTGATCTGGTTGCTTATCAATGCGTTATTGCGCGTGGGTGGAAGCCATCCATCGCCGGTGCGGCAATCATTCAATGATTTACTGCGAGGACCACTTTGCCTGATGGCGGCGCTGGTGGTGTCCGGTCAGTTTGTGGCTGTGGAGTCGCTGGGTGTATCGGTTGCGGCGGTATTGCGCGCGCAAACTCTGTGGCTGGTGTGTTGGGCCTGGACGCTGAATGGTGTGATCAGCCTGCTGGCAGAGATCTACTTACAGCGGCACAAGGATTCGCCCACGGGTCTGGTGCACGCGTTACTGCGGCCGGGCGCGACTGTAGCCAAAAGTATTGTGGTGGTGATCATTGCCCTGCTGTGGTTGGAAAATCTGGGCTTCAGCCCCACTGCAGCGCTGGCGGGTCTGGGTATCGGCGGGCTGGCATTTGCACTGGCCGCACAGAAGTCGATCGAAAACATGATTGGTGCTTTGACCTTGTATGTGTCCTCGCCGGTGAAAGTAGGGCAGTTGTGCCGGTTCGGAACGCAGGTGGGTGTGATAGAGGAGATCGGATTGCGTGCTACACGGGTGCGTACATTGGACCGGAGCGTGGTGCACATTCCCAATGCTGTTTTTGCCGACATGCAATTGGAAAATATTTCCCAGCGCGAACGCATTGCCTATCGTCCGGCCATTCACCTGGATGGCAGAAGCCTGCCACAATCTCTTGTATTGGATGAATTGTTAACGCAGATGCGTCAGGTACTGAATGAGCACGAACGGGTCGCCGACGATGTGGTGCGGGTGCGCTTTAAAGCGTTTGAACATCACGCGTTACTGATCGACGTACTGGCCTACGTGGACACCACGGATTACAACGACTACCTGGAAGTGGCAGAGTCATTGAATCTGGCATTGCTGGGGTGTGTGCAAAAGGCCGGGGTACGGTTGGCCAGTCCGATGGGGGTTGGGGCTGAGTAA
- a CDS encoding GNAT family N-acetyltransferase, which produces MALFINEPTHFNAFSALNYAWISQFFEVEASDRKALDNPGDIVKAGGHIITQSDGQTVVGCCALLCNGERSFELAKMAVRQSHQGRGLANVLMQAAIGLAREQGALSIDLLTNSRLVPAVTLYRKFGFAELPAGCHPDYARCDLVMRLNLD; this is translated from the coding sequence ATGGCGTTATTTATCAATGAACCCACACACTTCAATGCATTCTCGGCGTTGAATTACGCCTGGATCAGCCAGTTTTTCGAGGTTGAAGCATCAGACAGGAAGGCACTGGACAACCCCGGCGACATAGTAAAAGCCGGGGGCCACATAATCACCCAATCTGATGGTCAAACCGTGGTCGGCTGCTGCGCGTTATTGTGCAATGGCGAGCGCAGTTTCGAGCTTGCCAAAATGGCGGTGAGGCAGTCCCATCAGGGCCGCGGCCTGGCCAACGTGCTCATGCAGGCTGCGATTGGACTGGCGCGCGAGCAAGGCGCTTTATCCATAGACTTGCTGACTAATTCGCGGCTGGTGCCTGCGGTCACGCTTTACCGGAAATTCGGATTTGCCGAGCTCCCTGCTGGCTGCCACCCGGATTACGCGCGATGTGATCTGGTGATGCGGCTCAATCTGGACTAA